The Gloeocapsa sp. DLM2.Bin57 genome window below encodes:
- the psbC gene encoding photosystem II 44 kDa subunit reaction center protein, translating to MVTLSNANLAGAGRDLDSTGFAWWSGNARLINLSGKLLGAHVAHAGLIVFWTGAMTLFEVAHYVPEKPMYEQGMILIPHLATLGWGVGPGGEVIDTYPYFVVGVLHLISSAVLGLGGIYHALRGPETLEEYSSFFGYDWKDKNQMTNIIGYHLILLGCGALLLVFKAMFFGGVYDTWAPGGGDVRVITNPTLNPAIIFGYLLKAPFGGEGWIIGVNNMEDIIGGHIWIGLICIGGGIWHILTRPFGWVRRAFIWSGEAYLSYSLGALSLMGFIAAAYVWFNNTAYPSEFYGPTNAESSQSQSFIFLVRDQKLGANIASSQGPTGLGKYLMRSPTGEIIFGGETMRFWDFRGPWLEPLRGPNGLDLDKLRNDIQPWQIRRASEYMTHAPNGSINSVGGIITEPNSFNFVNLRQWLAGSHFILGFFFLVGHLWHAGRARAAVAGFEKGIDRKTEPVLAMKELD from the coding sequence GTGGTAACGCTCTCTAACGCTAATTTAGCTGGAGCAGGACGCGACCTAGATTCTACAGGCTTCGCCTGGTGGTCTGGTAACGCTCGCTTAATCAATCTATCCGGTAAACTACTAGGTGCTCACGTAGCTCACGCAGGCTTAATCGTCTTCTGGACTGGTGCAATGACTTTATTTGAAGTCGCTCACTATGTACCAGAAAAGCCTATGTACGAGCAAGGTATGATCTTAATTCCTCACCTAGCTACTCTCGGTTGGGGAGTAGGTCCTGGTGGTGAAGTTATCGATACCTACCCTTACTTTGTCGTTGGTGTTTTACACCTCATCTCCTCCGCTGTCTTAGGTTTAGGCGGTATTTATCACGCTTTACGCGGTCCTGAAACCTTAGAAGAATACTCGAGCTTCTTTGGTTATGACTGGAAAGACAAAAATCAAATGACCAATATCATTGGTTATCACCTAATTTTACTGGGCTGTGGTGCACTATTACTAGTGTTCAAAGCTATGTTCTTCGGTGGTGTCTATGATACTTGGGCTCCTGGTGGTGGTGACGTCAGAGTCATTACTAATCCTACTCTCAATCCCGCGATCATCTTTGGTTATCTACTCAAAGCACCTTTTGGTGGTGAGGGTTGGATCATCGGTGTTAACAACATGGAAGACATCATCGGCGGTCACATCTGGATCGGTTTGATTTGTATCGGTGGTGGTATTTGGCATATCTTAACCAGACCTTTTGGTTGGGTACGTCGTGCTTTCATCTGGTCCGGTGAAGCTTACCTCTCCTACAGCTTAGGCGCTTTATCCTTAATGGGCTTTATCGCTGCTGCTTATGTTTGGTTCAACAACACCGCTTATCCTAGCGAATTCTATGGACCTACTAACGCCGAATCTTCTCAATCTCAATCTTTTATCTTCCTAGTTCGTGACCAAAAATTAGGTGCTAATATCGCTTCTTCTCAAGGTCCTACCGGTCTAGGTAAATATCTCATGCGCTCTCCTACTGGTGAAATCATCTTCGGTGGTGAAACCATGCGCTTCTGGGACTTCCGTGGTCCTTGGTTAGAGCCCCTACGTGGACCTAATGGTCTTGACTTAGATAAACTCAGAAATGACATTCAACCTTGGCAAATTCGCCGCGCTTCTGAGTACATGACTCACGCTCCTAATGGTTCTATCAACTCAGTTGGTGGTATTATTACTGAGCCTAACTCTTTCAACTTCGTTAACCTACGTCAGTGGTTAGCTGGTTCTCACTTTATCTTAGGCTTCTTTTTCTTAGTTGGTCACCTTTGGCATGCAGGTCGCGCTCGCGCTGCTGTAGCTGGTTTTGAAAAAGGTATCGACCGCAAGACTGAACCTGTACTAGCAATGAAAGAACTCGATTAA
- a CDS encoding photosystem II D2 protein (photosystem q(a) protein), whose translation FYTKNILLNEGLRAWMAPFDQPHEQFVFPEEVLPRGNAL comes from the coding sequence CCTTTTATACCAAAAACATCTTACTAAACGAAGGTCTAAGAGCTTGGATGGCTCCGTTTGACCAACCCCACGAACAATTTGTATTCCCAGAGGAGGTACTCCCACGTGGTAACGCTCTCTAA